The proteins below come from a single Necator americanus strain Aroian chromosome V, whole genome shotgun sequence genomic window:
- a CDS encoding hypothetical protein (NECATOR_CHRV.G20231.T1) has protein sequence MERLDCTERKLLKRLLGYFWPRVCHNEDLYAEIDVVYRRMTRGKHQHLAPPSKVAKVNRLRFFGHILRRPADRLVQRVLRSSWGSSWKKPPGRKRKFWTEAVKEDLRTLGVERQFRRDVRFRRVWNSDEWIDSEQALAAGSRRVGRAVLKDGTPRRRCGETGQGMT, from the coding sequence atggagaggcttgactgcacggaacgaaagctgcttaaacggttacttggctacttttggcctagggtatgtcacaatgaagatctttacgcagaaattgatgtggtataccggcggatgacacgtggaaaacaccaacatcttgcaccgccatcgaaagtggctaaagtaaatcgtcttcgcttctttggtcatatattaaggagaccggcagatcgccttgttcaacgagttttgaggagttcgtggggttcgagctggaagaagccacctggccgaaaacggaagttctggactgaggcggtgaaagaggacctgaggacactcggcgtggagaggcagttcaggcgagacgtaaggtttcgcagagtatggaatagcgacgaatggattgattctgagCAAGCTCTCGCAGCAGGATCGAGAAGGGTGGGGAGAGCTGTGTTAAAGGACGGCACACcacggcgaagatgcggggaAACGGGTCAGGGGATGACAtaa
- a CDS encoding hypothetical protein (NECATOR_CHRV.G20231.T2) produces the protein MMYGSETWAAPSTVMERLDCTERKLLKRLLGYFWPRVCHNEDLYAEIDVVYRRMTRGKHQHLAPPSKVAKVNRLRFFGHILRRPADRLVQRVLRSSWGSSWKKPPGRKRKFWTEAVKEDLRTLGVERQFRRDVRFRRVWNSDEWIDSEQALAAGSRRVGRAVLKDGTPRRRCGETGQGMT, from the coding sequence atgatgtacggatcggagacttgggcagcaccatcaacggttatggagaggcttgactgcacggaacgaaagctgcttaaacggttacttggctacttttggcctagggtatgtcacaatgaagatctttacgcagaaattgatgtggtataccggcggatgacacgtggaaaacaccaacatcttgcaccgccatcgaaagtggctaaagtaaatcgtcttcgcttctttggtcatatattaaggagaccggcagatcgccttgttcaacgagttttgaggagttcgtggggttcgagctggaagaagccacctggccgaaaacggaagttctggactgaggcggtgaaagaggacctgaggacactcggcgtggagaggcagttcaggcgagacgtaaggtttcgcagagtatggaatagcgacgaatggattgattctgagCAAGCTCTCGCAGCAGGATCGAGAAGGGTGGGGAGAGCTGTGTTAAAGGACGGCACACcacggcgaagatgcggggaAACGGGTCAGGGGATGACAtaa